From Leptidea sinapis chromosome 3, ilLepSina1.1, whole genome shotgun sequence, a single genomic window includes:
- the LOC126979449 gene encoding probable cytochrome P450 49a1 has protein sequence MEHMLDENRELPKDYLTELYKWALESVGAWALGTRLGCLDEHDTTAKEIIKNIHGFFHSVPELELSAPLWRLYSTAAYKTYVNALDSFRILCLQRFTDKGVCAHVSKTYGEKAASILALDLLLVGVDTTAAAAASSIYLLSKNIRAQKRLQKELDGHFPSGRSLISKDLDQLPYLRACLKEALRIKPVILGNGRCIQSDTIISGYEVPKGSHVVFPHYIMSNEERYFPSPDHFVPERWLRGTNTPNDTLKCIDDSSRHEHEMALHICKRQREIGIHPFASLPFGYGRRMCIGKRFAEVELLLLLARVFMNYDVSWRHNELTYSVTPTYVPNEPLQFRLDRRVPSQASSTVTLK, from the exons CTGTTGGTGCGTGGGCCTTAGGTACCAGATTGGGATGCTTAGACGAACACGATACTACTGCAaaggaaattataaaaaacatccACGGGTTCTTTCACAGCGTGCCCGAATTGGAGCTATCAGCTCCTTTATGGAGACTGTACTCTACTGCTGCATATAAAACTTATGTGAACGCTTTAGACTCGTTTCGAATACTTTGTTTACAACGATTCACTGACAAAGGAGTCTGCGCACACGTGTCTAAGACTTATGGCGAAAAGGCAGCAAGCATATTAGCATTGGATTTGCTTTTGGTTGGAGTTGACACCACCGCTGCTGCCGCGGCAAGTTCTATttatttgttatcaaaaaatatCAGAGCTCAAAAACGTCTCCAAAAAGAGTTAGATGGACATTTTCCTAGTGGCCGAAGTTTAATCAGCAAAGATTTAGATCAACTACCTTATTTGCGTGCATGCCTCAAAGAAGCCCTTAG AATCAAGCCTGTTATACTAGGAAACGGAAGATGCATTCAGTCTGACACTATTATATCTGGCTATGAAGTGCCGAAAGGA TCTCACGTTGTGTTCCCGCATTACATCATGTCAAATGAAGAGCGATACTTTCCATCCCCTGACCATTTTGTACCGGAGAGGTGGTTGAGAGGGACGAACACTCCAAATGATACATTGAAATGTATAGATGACAGTTCAAGACATGAACATGAAATGGCATTACATATTTGTAAGAGACAGAGAGAGATAGGCATACATCCGTTTGCATCGCTTCCCTTCGGCTACGGGCGGCGAATGTGTATCGGAAAAAGGTTTGCTGAAGTCGAACTTCTTCTGCTGTTGGCCAGG GTATTCATGAATTACGACGTATCATGGCGACACAACGAGCTTACGTATAGTGTCACCCCAACGTACGTGCCCAACGAACCACTGCAGTTTCGACTCGATCGAAGGGTGCCTAGTCAAGCTTCCAGCACCGTGACACTAAAGTGA